A region from the Clostridiisalibacter paucivorans DSM 22131 genome encodes:
- a CDS encoding hydroxymethylglutaryl-CoA reductase, degradative: MRLMKTSSYSGFYKLSPKQRLMEVAEFANLEKNEIDTLKKEGALGIDVADRMIENAISSLSIPLGVGLHFLINGKDYVIPMATEEPSVIAASSNMARVCRKKGGFFACNTGPIMIAQIQVINVPDVYAARIRLFESRETLIKIANKQDPLLVSLGGGMKDLDVNLVPSSQGTMLVLHIMVNTKDAMGANTVNTMAEALAPHVEKITGGKVYLRILSNLADKRLVRVRTVADKEALGGEDVVDGIISAYEFAAADPYRAATHNKGVMNGISSVVLATGNDTRAVEAGAHAYAARNGRYTSLTHWEKNADGDLAGTIEIPMPVGLVGGATKVHPIAKLAVKILKVKSALELGEVIGAVGLAQNLGAMRALATEGIQRGHMSLHSRNIAVMAGASPDMVDKIVEIMIAEGKVRMDRAKEIIEELKNKKS, encoded by the coding sequence AGAAGGTGCTTTAGGAATTGATGTGGCCGATAGAATGATAGAAAATGCCATTTCTAGCCTTTCAATTCCCTTAGGAGTGGGATTACACTTTTTGATTAATGGAAAAGATTATGTGATACCAATGGCCACAGAAGAACCTTCCGTGATAGCAGCATCTAGTAATATGGCTCGTGTATGTAGAAAAAAAGGTGGTTTTTTTGCATGTAATACAGGCCCCATAATGATAGCACAAATACAAGTTATTAATGTGCCTGATGTTTACGCTGCTAGAATCCGTTTATTTGAATCTCGAGAAACGCTTATCAAAATTGCAAATAAACAAGATCCATTATTAGTGAGTTTGGGTGGTGGAATGAAAGATCTAGATGTAAATTTAGTGCCATCATCTCAAGGAACAATGCTTGTATTGCATATTATGGTTAATACGAAAGACGCCATGGGTGCAAATACTGTTAATACCATGGCAGAAGCCCTTGCTCCCCATGTGGAAAAAATTACAGGAGGTAAAGTCTATTTAAGAATATTATCAAATCTTGCAGATAAACGTCTAGTTCGTGTAAGAACAGTGGCGGACAAGGAAGCTTTGGGAGGAGAAGATGTTGTTGATGGAATAATTAGTGCCTATGAATTTGCAGCTGCAGACCCCTATAGAGCAGCAACCCACAATAAGGGTGTTATGAATGGTATAAGTTCCGTAGTTCTAGCCACAGGTAATGATACCCGTGCTGTTGAAGCTGGAGCCCATGCCTATGCAGCTAGAAATGGTAGATATACCTCCTTAACCCATTGGGAGAAAAATGCAGATGGAGATTTAGCAGGAACTATTGAAATTCCCATGCCTGTGGGATTAGTAGGCGGTGCCACTAAGGTTCACCCCATTGCAAAGCTTGCAGTAAAGATTCTAAAAGTAAAATCTGCCCTTGAGCTTGGTGAAGTTATTGGAGCAGTTGGTTTGGCACAAAACCTTGGTGCGATGAGAGCCTTGGCAACAGAAGGTATTCAGCGTGGTCATATGTCACTTCATTCAAGAAATATAGCTGTAATGGCAGGGGCATCACCAGATATGGTAGATAAGATAGTAGAAATAATGATAGCAGAGGGTAAAGTCCGTATGGATAGAGCTAAAGAAATCATTGAAGAATTGAAAAATAAAAAATCATAA